From a single Streptomyces sp. NBC_00237 genomic region:
- a CDS encoding TetR/AcrR family transcriptional regulator: MTQGVRALQREQTRQTLLRESRRLFATLGYGAVGLAEIVRAGGVTKGALYHHFPSKAALFRAVLEEAQQEVSEHIAATADAHAGAWDQLTSGCQAFLSASTDPDLQRILLVDGPAVLGWSQWRAMNKDTSGRHLAQVIGTLIDEGTIAAQPVAPLVHLLSGAMNEAAMRLAASATPGDLASTQGALTQLLATLRTRR; the protein is encoded by the coding sequence ATGACGCAAGGGGTTCGAGCGCTGCAGCGGGAGCAGACGCGGCAGACGCTGCTGCGCGAGAGCAGACGCCTGTTCGCGACGTTGGGGTACGGAGCCGTGGGTCTGGCCGAGATCGTCCGGGCCGGCGGGGTCACCAAGGGAGCGCTGTACCACCACTTCCCCAGTAAGGCCGCGCTGTTCCGGGCGGTCCTGGAGGAGGCGCAGCAGGAGGTGTCCGAGCACATCGCCGCCACCGCCGACGCGCACGCCGGGGCCTGGGACCAACTCACCTCGGGCTGCCAGGCGTTCCTGAGCGCCTCCACCGACCCCGACCTCCAGCGCATCCTGCTCGTCGACGGGCCCGCCGTTCTCGGCTGGAGCCAGTGGCGCGCGATGAACAAGGACACTTCGGGCCGTCACCTGGCGCAGGTGATCGGCACCCTGATCGACGAGGGGACCATCGCCGCGCAGCCGGTCGCACCTCTCGTGCACCTGCTGTCGGGGGCCATGAACGAGGCGGCCATGCGCCTGGCCGCGTCGGCGACCCCGGGCGATCTGGCTAGCACCCAGGGGGCGCTGACGCAGTTGCTCGCGACGCTGCGTACCCGGCGGTGA
- a CDS encoding TetR/AcrR family transcriptional regulator, whose product MQQGVRAQQREKTRQSLLREGRRLFADGGYAAVGLSEIVSAAGVTKGALYHHFDSKAAVFRAVLESVQQEVGDRVAAAAEEHEDPWLQFTSGCQEFLTATTDPEIQRIMLVDGPAVLGWSEWRSMDEIHSARHLTDALNDLAEAGVIAPQPVAPLAHLLSGAMNEAALWLASSASADDLAHTRAALDRMLDALRTD is encoded by the coding sequence GTGCAGCAGGGCGTCAGGGCGCAGCAGCGCGAGAAGACTCGGCAGTCCCTGCTCCGTGAGGGGCGGCGGCTGTTCGCCGACGGCGGTTACGCGGCGGTCGGCCTGTCGGAGATCGTCAGTGCGGCAGGGGTGACCAAGGGAGCTCTCTACCACCACTTCGACTCCAAGGCCGCGGTGTTCCGCGCGGTGCTGGAATCGGTGCAGCAGGAGGTCGGCGACCGGGTCGCGGCGGCGGCCGAGGAGCACGAGGATCCGTGGCTCCAATTCACCAGTGGCTGCCAGGAGTTCCTGACCGCGACCACCGATCCGGAGATCCAGCGGATCATGCTCGTCGACGGGCCCGCCGTACTCGGGTGGAGCGAGTGGCGTTCCATGGACGAGATCCATTCCGCCCGCCATCTCACCGATGCGCTGAACGACCTCGCCGAAGCCGGAGTGATCGCTCCGCAGCCGGTGGCCCCCCTGGCACACCTGCTGTCCGGGGCGATGAACGAAGCGGCGCTGTGGCTGGCGTCCTCGGCGTCGGCGGACGATCTCGCGCACACCCGGGCGGCGTTGGACCGCATGCTCGACGCCCTGCGCACGGACTGA
- a CDS encoding 3-oxoacyl-ACP synthase III family protein gives MSRRLLHTAWGIHGLGVHLPDRRVSNEDIADQYGVEPAWIERMTGVTHRRYAEPSQSTSDLALAAAEHALADARLSPADVDVILLATSTPDQLAVATACRVQHRLGAERAWATDVGGACAGFLNALRIARDVLTASYPEGRALVIGAETFSRFQNPQDRSTGVLFADGAGAVVVGPASAGQGILCSVQGTDGALADIVGIRAGGSAQPASARTLAEGGHYLHMNGKAVAAYFHDIFPRIVRDLTRTSGLPLEQIDLVVPHQANPRMLRTLGSGLGISAEQLVITADVFGNTGAASIPMALHTARAQGRLTSQKTVLHAAVGAGMSWAGTVQRWL, from the coding sequence GTGAGCCGCCGTCTGCTGCACACCGCGTGGGGAATCCACGGGCTGGGCGTTCATCTCCCGGACCGTCGTGTGAGCAACGAGGACATCGCCGATCAGTACGGTGTGGAACCCGCCTGGATCGAGCGCATGACCGGCGTCACCCACCGCCGGTACGCAGAACCCTCCCAGTCCACGTCGGACCTCGCCCTCGCGGCCGCCGAACACGCTCTGGCCGATGCCCGCCTCTCCCCGGCGGACGTCGACGTCATCCTCCTCGCGACGAGCACTCCGGACCAGCTCGCTGTCGCCACAGCCTGCCGGGTACAGCACCGCCTCGGCGCGGAACGGGCCTGGGCCACCGATGTCGGCGGTGCCTGCGCGGGATTCCTCAACGCCCTGAGGATCGCTCGCGACGTCCTGACCGCCTCGTACCCCGAGGGCCGGGCTCTGGTCATCGGTGCCGAGACGTTCTCCAGGTTCCAGAACCCCCAGGACCGCTCTACCGGGGTGCTGTTCGCCGACGGGGCCGGTGCGGTCGTCGTGGGGCCCGCATCTGCTGGGCAGGGCATTCTGTGCAGCGTCCAGGGAACCGACGGCGCACTCGCCGACATCGTCGGCATCCGCGCAGGCGGCAGCGCGCAGCCGGCCAGCGCACGCACCCTCGCCGAAGGCGGCCACTACCTCCACATGAACGGAAAGGCCGTAGCCGCCTACTTCCACGACATCTTTCCGCGCATCGTCCGGGACCTCACGCGGACGTCGGGGTTGCCCTTGGAACAGATCGACCTGGTCGTTCCCCATCAGGCCAATCCGCGCATGCTCCGCACCCTGGGGTCCGGGCTGGGCATCTCCGCGGAACAACTCGTCATCACCGCGGACGTCTTCGGCAACACGGGTGCGGCGTCGATCCCCATGGCTCTTCACACCGCGCGAGCCCAAGGGCGGCTCACGTCGCAGAAGACCGTTCTGCACGCTGCGGTCGGTGCGGGGATGAGCTGGGCGGGGACCGTGCAACGCTGGCTGTGA
- a CDS encoding acyl carrier protein: protein MSKAVDTLRHVSAIVAAIADRPVEEITTRSRLVEDLDLDSLQVVEIAVRAEEEIGMPVDDALLTEPEMTVEQCAQVVNEAAAQKALT, encoded by the coding sequence ATGTCCAAGGCTGTTGACACCCTTCGCCACGTGTCGGCCATCGTCGCCGCCATCGCCGACCGTCCGGTGGAAGAGATCACCACACGGAGCCGACTCGTCGAGGACCTCGACCTGGACTCGCTGCAAGTAGTGGAGATCGCGGTCAGGGCCGAGGAGGAAATCGGCATGCCCGTCGACGACGCACTGCTGACGGAGCCGGAGATGACCGTCGAGCAGTGCGCGCAGGTAGTGAACGAGGCAGCGGCCCAGAAGGCCCTCACGTGA
- a CDS encoding ThiF family adenylyltransferase, which yields MNVSPVVDGVPWHVSAFRLSGTGLRETEAVGRIRELRARILFDRGRRPDFRTTDGGYADDQDLDFGAWHFVGRREPDGPPLGYVRLSTPETGDLFQTRTYLGTERYEELLRECGFGAAETFEHSRLVVEHQARKLGLGVYLNAFAIAAARHLGAKAMIGTSGTADGQDRFHERFGFRPIPGTRRYVERYTEDVVIMLYKSAVPVGEHAGLVEQLESVFPAATVSAQEAGLDGDGLAEAERGQHIVARACRERLATVSVRNDGAEACWQPVHFDIGREQDQADLLELLDSGAVREVSDTIEDQLTELVTSRDPRLRSSPEAVERAVTEQLGGADVREYGIWVWYPWSGRLVHLLPREEFRLVRTDRNRGRIDRAQQRRLLGCRVGIIGLSVGSSAALTFAMEGIGGSFKLADFDSLSVSNLNRLRAGVHDLGLNKCVLAARQMLEIDPWLDIEVYPGGLTDDTMDDFFSGGTGPIDLLVEECDTPYVKVAAREHARALRIPVVMDANDRGLLDVERFDLEPHRPLLHGLLGDTTSRDLTDLTQEQAVDVILTMVDRDRISPELTSAITEIGTTLSSWPQLASGVALGGALTAEAARHILLGRPRPSGRFYTDLELLTSAGRSTLP from the coding sequence ATGAACGTTTCTCCCGTTGTCGATGGCGTGCCGTGGCACGTATCCGCATTCCGTCTCTCAGGAACAGGGCTGAGGGAGACGGAGGCGGTCGGGCGCATCAGGGAGCTGAGGGCGAGGATCCTCTTCGACCGAGGCCGCCGACCCGACTTCCGTACGACGGACGGCGGGTACGCCGATGACCAGGACCTGGACTTCGGGGCCTGGCACTTCGTCGGGAGGCGGGAGCCGGACGGCCCCCCGCTGGGCTACGTACGCCTCTCGACCCCCGAGACGGGTGACTTGTTCCAGACGCGGACGTACCTGGGTACGGAGCGTTATGAGGAGTTGCTCCGGGAGTGCGGATTCGGTGCTGCGGAAACGTTCGAGCACAGCCGCCTGGTGGTCGAGCACCAGGCTCGCAAGCTGGGGCTGGGGGTGTACCTCAACGCTTTCGCGATCGCGGCAGCACGCCACCTGGGTGCCAAGGCCATGATCGGAACCTCAGGGACGGCGGACGGGCAGGACCGGTTCCACGAGCGGTTCGGCTTCCGCCCGATTCCCGGCACCCGCCGCTATGTCGAGCGGTACACCGAGGACGTGGTGATCATGCTGTACAAGTCCGCGGTCCCGGTGGGCGAGCATGCCGGGCTCGTCGAGCAGTTGGAAAGCGTCTTCCCGGCCGCGACGGTATCCGCCCAGGAAGCGGGGCTCGACGGCGATGGCCTTGCCGAGGCCGAACGCGGTCAGCACATCGTGGCTCGCGCATGCCGGGAGCGGCTCGCCACCGTGAGCGTGCGGAACGACGGCGCCGAGGCGTGCTGGCAGCCCGTGCACTTCGACATCGGGCGCGAGCAGGACCAGGCGGACCTGCTGGAACTCCTGGATTCGGGTGCGGTCCGCGAGGTGTCGGACACCATCGAGGACCAGCTGACGGAGCTGGTCACCAGCCGCGATCCCCGACTGCGCTCCTCGCCCGAGGCGGTGGAGCGCGCCGTGACCGAGCAGTTGGGCGGCGCCGATGTGCGGGAGTACGGGATCTGGGTGTGGTACCCGTGGTCGGGGCGGCTGGTGCACCTGTTGCCGCGTGAGGAGTTCCGCCTGGTGCGCACCGACCGCAATCGGGGGCGGATCGACCGCGCACAACAACGCCGTCTGCTGGGGTGCCGGGTGGGCATCATCGGTCTCTCCGTCGGCAGCAGCGCTGCCCTGACCTTCGCCATGGAGGGAATCGGCGGATCGTTCAAGCTGGCCGACTTCGATTCGCTCAGCGTCTCGAACCTGAACAGGCTGCGGGCAGGGGTACATGATCTGGGCCTGAACAAGTGTGTGCTCGCGGCCCGTCAGATGCTGGAGATCGACCCTTGGCTCGACATCGAGGTCTACCCCGGCGGCCTCACCGATGACACGATGGACGACTTCTTCAGCGGTGGTACGGGCCCCATCGACCTGCTCGTCGAGGAGTGCGACACCCCGTACGTGAAGGTCGCCGCCCGCGAACATGCGCGAGCTCTGCGCATCCCCGTCGTCATGGACGCCAATGACCGGGGTCTGCTCGACGTCGAACGGTTCGACCTCGAACCCCACCGCCCCTTGCTGCACGGCCTGCTCGGCGACACCACCTCCCGGGATCTGACCGATCTCACCCAGGAGCAGGCGGTCGACGTCATCCTCACGATGGTCGACCGGGACCGCATCAGTCCCGAACTCACCTCCGCCATCACGGAGATCGGCACCACTCTCAGCAGCTGGCCGCAGCTCGCCTCGGGCGTCGCCCTCGGCGGCGCACTCACCGCCGAGGCCGCACGGCACATCCTCCTCGGCCGGCCCCGCCCCTCGGGGCGCTTCTACACCGACCTGGAACTCCTCACCTCCGCCGGCCGGAGCACCCTTCCGTAG
- a CDS encoding MBL fold metallo-hydrolase → MSDHTPASAEGDWNDHPEQGHGGGRATRTRHGAVAVEPSADRAVDVQFIGNATTLIRYGDVTLLTDPNFLHRGDRAYIGYGLSSRRLHDPALSIGELPDDIDAVILSHLHGDHWDRVVRRGLNKSLPVLTTPHAARRLRRWHRFGEAAAIPTWHSRTVSGRESRVKVTALPGRHAGGVLRALMPPVMGSLLEFGPVHGPAELRLYLSGDTLPLPPVVGSIARRCRDMDLAVLHLGGTRLPGGLLLTMDGDQGAAFAAQLEPRWVMPVHYEEYRAMKSPLSEFLDAARERKLSDRIVVCERGGHVVLRPGRSPVTEPPDGSADSDR, encoded by the coding sequence ATGAGCGACCACACCCCGGCCTCGGCCGAGGGCGACTGGAACGATCACCCTGAGCAGGGCCACGGCGGCGGGCGCGCGACACGTACGCGGCACGGGGCGGTTGCGGTAGAGCCGTCCGCGGACCGGGCCGTGGACGTCCAGTTCATCGGCAACGCAACAACCCTGATCCGGTACGGCGACGTCACCCTGTTGACCGACCCGAACTTCCTGCACCGAGGCGACCGCGCCTACATCGGGTACGGCCTCTCCAGCCGACGGCTGCACGACCCCGCGCTCAGCATCGGTGAACTGCCCGACGACATCGACGCGGTGATCCTCTCCCACCTGCACGGCGACCACTGGGACCGGGTCGTACGACGGGGCCTCAACAAGTCACTGCCGGTGCTCACCACCCCGCACGCGGCACGCCGACTGCGGCGTTGGCACCGCTTCGGCGAGGCTGCGGCGATACCGACCTGGCACAGCCGCACCGTGTCAGGGCGCGAGAGCCGGGTGAAGGTCACGGCGCTGCCGGGCCGGCACGCGGGTGGCGTGCTGCGGGCGTTGATGCCGCCGGTCATGGGCAGCCTGCTGGAGTTCGGCCCGGTCCACGGCCCGGCCGAACTCCGGCTGTATCTCTCTGGCGACACCCTGCCGCTGCCGCCGGTCGTCGGCTCCATCGCCCGGCGCTGCCGCGACATGGACCTGGCCGTTCTCCATCTGGGCGGCACCCGGTTGCCGGGCGGCCTCCTCCTCACGATGGACGGCGACCAAGGAGCCGCCTTCGCCGCACAGTTGGAACCACGGTGGGTGATGCCGGTGCACTATGAGGAGTACCGGGCGATGAAATCCCCCCTCAGCGAATTCCTCGACGCCGCCCGGGAACGCAAACTGAGCGACCGGATCGTGGTGTGCGAGCGCGGGGGGCATGTCGTGTTGCGGCCCGGGCGGTCCCCGGTGACCGAGCCACCGGACGGCTCGGCCGACTCGGATCGGTGA
- a CDS encoding dihydrofolate reductase family protein, with product MRIAIGEFISLDGVVQAPGHPDEDTDGGFAHGGWSHPFFDPEVMGGALAEWQASTEALLFGRRTWQVMAGAWPGRAGDPFADHMNNVTKYVVSSTLGADELTWNNTTRIPGDQALDQIRKLREAEGRDLVVMGSASLTRTLLAEGLVDELRLMILPVLLGGGKSIFPTDGHLRTFELVSTNVSGTGVHVCTYRPKAGAQQAGVRADAEQVVDVLG from the coding sequence ATGCGCATTGCGATTGGCGAGTTCATCAGCTTGGACGGCGTCGTTCAGGCCCCGGGACACCCGGACGAGGACACCGACGGCGGCTTCGCCCACGGCGGCTGGAGCCACCCGTTCTTCGACCCGGAGGTGATGGGGGGCGCCCTGGCCGAGTGGCAGGCCAGCACCGAGGCCCTGCTGTTCGGACGCCGTACCTGGCAAGTCATGGCCGGGGCGTGGCCGGGCCGGGCCGGCGACCCGTTCGCCGACCACATGAACAACGTCACCAAGTACGTCGTGTCCAGCACTCTCGGCGCGGACGAGCTGACGTGGAACAACACCACGCGCATCCCCGGCGACCAGGCACTGGACCAGATCAGGAAACTGCGCGAGGCCGAAGGACGCGACCTGGTGGTCATGGGCAGCGCGTCCCTCACCCGAACCCTGCTGGCCGAGGGCCTCGTCGACGAGCTCAGGCTCATGATCCTGCCGGTGCTCCTCGGCGGCGGTAAGAGCATCTTCCCGACCGACGGCCACCTCCGCACGTTCGAGTTGGTCTCCACGAACGTCAGCGGCACCGGAGTGCACGTGTGCACCTACCGGCCGAAGGCCGGGGCGCAGCAGGCGGGCGTACGGGCCGATGCCGAACAGGTGGTGGACGTACTGGGCTGA
- a CDS encoding DUF664 domain-containing protein: MNTEQVLSDAFGRVQEEVHAAVEGLTTEQLAFRPAGCGNPIGWLVWHLARVQDDHVADAAGLDQVWVSGHWCDRFGLPFEVEDIGYGHTDAQVASVRSLTAEQLRGYYDAVHEQTLTFVGGLSGSALDRVVDEGWTPHVTLGVRLISVISDDLQHVGQAAYVRGLLKLS, translated from the coding sequence ATGAACACTGAACAGGTCCTGTCCGACGCGTTCGGTCGCGTCCAGGAAGAAGTGCATGCCGCCGTCGAGGGCCTCACCACCGAGCAGCTCGCGTTCCGGCCCGCCGGCTGCGGAAATCCGATCGGGTGGCTGGTCTGGCACCTCGCCCGGGTGCAGGACGACCACGTCGCCGACGCCGCCGGGCTGGACCAAGTTTGGGTCAGCGGGCATTGGTGCGATCGGTTCGGATTGCCGTTCGAGGTGGAGGACATTGGCTACGGTCATACGGACGCGCAGGTGGCCTCCGTTCGCTCCCTCACGGCCGAACAGCTGCGCGGCTACTACGACGCCGTGCACGAGCAGACTTTGACGTTCGTCGGCGGTCTCTCCGGCTCGGCGCTCGACCGCGTCGTCGACGAGGGATGGACGCCGCACGTCACCCTCGGTGTGCGGCTCATCAGCGTGATCTCCGACGACCTCCAGCACGTCGGCCAAGCGGCTTACGTCCGAGGGCTGTTGAAGCTCAGCTGA
- a CDS encoding nitrilase-related carbon-nitrogen hydrolase encodes MSVSQPVRVVFRSARRAAPSFGEGLRVALYQGQGLVGSRAAVEHNLERLAEVAALAADYNCQVVVFPEKYTTGYAIGPEECRELAEHREGPSVERARLVAKEHGLAVVLPYPERDGGAFYDSISVIAPDGLVAANYRKTHLYGAAERRNYSFGQDLPPVVPLNGIKVGVLNCYECEFPPLYQYLAEQGAKIVIGPTAADGHFRLADGTMSQVPYQDATRHIIPAMASIWRLFIAYANRRGWEQVPAGAWQYQGNSGIWAPDGEPLIAATAEDSHHDCLFIADCLPAEVPPFSPEGHHPTDNRLTLNPTLRPTR; translated from the coding sequence ATGTCTGTGTCGCAGCCTGTCCGTGTTGTGTTCCGCTCCGCCCGGCGCGCTGCGCCGTCTTTCGGTGAAGGGCTGCGGGTTGCCCTGTATCAGGGGCAGGGCCTGGTCGGCAGCCGTGCGGCGGTGGAACACAACCTGGAACGCCTGGCCGAAGTGGCTGCACTGGCGGCGGACTACAACTGTCAGGTGGTGGTGTTCCCGGAGAAGTACACCACCGGTTACGCGATCGGTCCCGAGGAGTGCCGGGAACTGGCCGAGCACCGTGAGGGCCCCTCCGTCGAGCGGGCACGGCTGGTGGCCAAGGAGCACGGCCTGGCCGTGGTGCTGCCCTATCCCGAGCGGGACGGGGGCGCGTTCTACGACTCGATCAGCGTGATCGCGCCCGACGGGCTGGTAGCGGCGAACTACCGCAAGACCCACCTCTACGGGGCCGCCGAACGCCGCAACTACTCCTTCGGCCAGGACCTGCCGCCCGTCGTACCCCTCAACGGCATCAAGGTCGGCGTGCTGAACTGCTACGAGTGCGAGTTCCCGCCGCTCTACCAGTACCTCGCCGAACAGGGTGCCAAGATCGTCATCGGACCCACGGCGGCGGACGGCCACTTCCGCCTGGCCGACGGCACCATGAGCCAGGTCCCCTACCAGGACGCCACCCGCCACATCATCCCCGCCATGGCTTCCATCTGGCGCCTGTTCATCGCCTACGCCAACCGCCGCGGCTGGGAACAAGTCCCCGCCGGCGCCTGGCAGTACCAAGGCAACTCCGGCATCTGGGCACCCGACGGCGAACCGTTGATCGCCGCCACCGCCGAAGACAGCCACCACGACTGCCTGTTCATCGCCGACTGCCTCCCCGCCGAGGTACCCCCCTTCAGCCCCGAAGGCCACCACCCCACCGACAACCGCCTCACCCTCAACCCCACCCTCCGCCCCACCCGCTGA
- a CDS encoding HAMP domain-containing sensor histidine kinase, with protein MGFLNLRALRWKVAALTATACCAVATVVGLLVHEATAEHGQRAGDERVSTQLRVAIMEFQRTGKRPEAASLMTPDDVPEPLAHALAERQTADAYAIWYDVKEPNWYWLWAAVPVEGGRVLSVRTDMSSEVRSLQLLDRSIIKAVLAALVVVVPLAALATEPMNRRLRHGARTARRIADGDLDARIGHPGRARDEITEMSAAMDAMAGALQRRLESEKRFTADVAHELRTPLMGLLTSAGLLADDDEAASLVRERVGTLRGLVEDLLEISRLDAGAEQARLDEVPLGELITDVVRRGENCGGTPQVLVDGADVVRTDPRRVERIVTNLIANAHRHGAGPVRVTVTGSRIVVRDHGPGYPSELLTAGPQRFRTGATGQGHGLGLTIALGQAKVLGARLVFANADDGGAEATLELPRSPDLTRRAHAR; from the coding sequence ATGGGATTCCTCAACCTCCGTGCGCTGCGCTGGAAGGTCGCGGCGCTGACCGCGACCGCCTGCTGCGCGGTCGCCACAGTGGTCGGGCTGCTCGTCCACGAGGCGACGGCGGAACACGGACAGCGAGCGGGAGACGAGCGGGTCTCCACACAACTGCGGGTCGCGATAATGGAGTTCCAGCGTACGGGAAAGAGGCCCGAGGCCGCCTCACTGATGACTCCGGACGATGTGCCCGAGCCGCTGGCACACGCCTTGGCGGAGCGACAGACTGCCGATGCCTACGCCATCTGGTACGACGTGAAGGAGCCGAACTGGTACTGGCTGTGGGCCGCCGTGCCTGTCGAGGGTGGCCGCGTGCTCTCCGTACGCACCGACATGAGCTCCGAGGTGCGCAGCCTGCAGCTCCTTGACCGGAGCATCATCAAGGCAGTGCTGGCCGCGCTCGTGGTCGTCGTCCCACTCGCCGCGCTGGCCACCGAGCCGATGAACCGACGGCTGCGCCACGGGGCGCGCACCGCGCGCAGAATCGCCGATGGTGATCTCGATGCCCGGATCGGGCACCCCGGCCGGGCCCGTGATGAGATCACCGAGATGTCCGCCGCCATGGACGCGATGGCAGGCGCACTGCAGCGGCGACTGGAGTCGGAGAAACGGTTCACCGCAGATGTGGCCCACGAACTGCGCACTCCCCTGATGGGGCTGCTCACCTCAGCCGGCCTGCTCGCCGACGACGACGAGGCGGCGAGTCTGGTGCGGGAGCGGGTGGGGACGCTGCGCGGGCTGGTCGAGGACCTGCTGGAGATCTCCCGCCTCGATGCCGGAGCGGAGCAGGCGAGGCTCGACGAGGTGCCCTTGGGCGAGCTGATCACCGATGTGGTCCGGCGTGGGGAGAACTGCGGTGGTACTCCACAGGTGCTGGTCGATGGCGCGGACGTGGTGCGTACCGATCCGCGCCGTGTGGAGCGCATCGTCACCAACCTCATCGCCAACGCGCACCGGCACGGCGCGGGTCCCGTCAGGGTCACTGTCACCGGCTCGCGCATCGTCGTGCGCGACCACGGACCCGGTTACCCTTCCGAGCTGCTGACCGCTGGACCGCAGCGGTTCCGGACAGGGGCCACCGGCCAGGGGCACGGGCTCGGGCTGACCATCGCGCTCGGGCAGGCCAAGGTGCTCGGTGCCCGGCTGGTCTTCGCCAACGCGGATGACGGCGGCGCGGAGGCGACGCTTGAGCTGCCGCGGTCCCCTGACCTCACCCGACGCGCTCATGCACGGTAA
- the cseB gene encoding two-component system response regulator CseB, giving the protein MSASHPLVPAPVRVLVVEDDTVIRRAVQLALERYGYEVTVAGDGLDGLEAFRAGRHDLLILDVMLPGLDGIGLCRRIREESLVPTLMMSARGDALDVVSGLEAGADDYVVKPVDIGILVARIRSLLRRATFRPRPDAAPAPGADGAGAVQGGPLVFGDLTIDLLGLNVCRDGEPVLLSPTELRLLLAFAENPGIVLDRRRLLHDVWDYGWEGDTRVVDVCVVRLRKKIGADRIETVRGFGYKLLRN; this is encoded by the coding sequence TTGTCTGCATCGCACCCCCTGGTTCCGGCACCGGTGAGGGTCCTGGTCGTCGAAGACGACACGGTGATCCGTCGTGCCGTCCAGTTGGCTCTGGAGCGCTACGGGTACGAGGTCACGGTCGCGGGTGACGGGCTCGACGGGCTGGAGGCGTTCCGGGCCGGGCGGCACGACCTGCTGATCCTCGATGTGATGCTGCCGGGCCTGGACGGCATCGGGCTGTGCCGCCGCATCCGTGAGGAGAGCCTCGTGCCCACTCTGATGATGTCGGCCCGCGGTGACGCCCTCGATGTCGTGTCCGGGCTGGAGGCCGGGGCGGACGACTATGTCGTCAAGCCCGTCGACATCGGGATCCTGGTCGCCCGGATCCGGTCGCTGCTGCGGCGGGCCACCTTTCGGCCGAGGCCGGACGCGGCTCCGGCTCCCGGGGCCGACGGTGCTGGTGCGGTGCAGGGCGGGCCGCTCGTCTTCGGTGACCTGACCATTGATCTTCTCGGACTGAATGTGTGCCGGGACGGTGAGCCGGTCCTGCTCTCTCCCACTGAACTGCGGCTCCTCCTGGCGTTCGCGGAGAACCCCGGCATCGTGCTGGACCGACGGCGGCTGCTGCACGATGTCTGGGACTACGGCTGGGAGGGCGACACCCGCGTCGTGGACGTATGCGTGGTGCGGCTGCGGAAGAAGATCGGCGCCGATCGCATCGAGACCGTACGGGGCTTCGGCTACAAGCTCCTGCGAAACTGA
- a CDS encoding endonuclease/exonuclease/phosphatase family protein: MASHSLVPNGFGNLGSLLQTLLPWSGLGVLVLAVLAMVRRSALAAAAVLVPAVVWCSLFAGVLGDKRSDGGDLTVVSHNVSAENSDPGRTARALAASGADVLALEELSRGSTAAYERELASSYPHFAVREGIGVWSKLPLSAVETVDIMPWTRAVRATVETPQGPVALYAAHLASVRVLPTTGFATARRNEAAVKLAGAVRAERLPRVVVAGDFNGSVNDSALGPLTGFLRSAQEEAGEGFGFTWPASFPVVRIDQILLKGVTPVAAWTLPRTGSDHLPVAASLRL; encoded by the coding sequence ATGGCGTCACACTCCCTGGTGCCGAATGGATTCGGGAACCTCGGCAGTCTGTTGCAGACGCTGCTGCCCTGGAGCGGCCTGGGTGTGCTGGTGCTGGCGGTGCTCGCGATGGTGCGGCGCTCCGCACTCGCCGCCGCAGCCGTCCTCGTCCCTGCTGTTGTCTGGTGTTCGCTGTTCGCGGGAGTGCTGGGCGACAAGCGTTCCGACGGCGGAGATCTGACCGTGGTCAGCCACAACGTGAGCGCGGAGAACTCCGACCCCGGACGGACCGCACGGGCGTTGGCCGCTTCGGGCGCCGATGTGCTGGCGCTGGAGGAGCTGTCGCGTGGGAGCACGGCGGCATACGAACGCGAACTGGCTTCCTCGTACCCTCACTTCGCCGTGCGGGAAGGCATCGGGGTATGGAGCAAGCTTCCGCTTTCGGCCGTGGAGACGGTGGACATCATGCCGTGGACGCGTGCCGTGCGTGCCACGGTCGAAACCCCGCAGGGGCCCGTGGCACTGTACGCCGCGCATCTCGCCTCCGTACGGGTACTGCCGACTACGGGGTTCGCCACGGCGCGACGCAACGAGGCGGCCGTGAAACTGGCGGGGGCGGTACGGGCGGAGCGGCTGCCCCGGGTGGTCGTGGCCGGTGATTTCAACGGGTCGGTCAACGACTCGGCGCTCGGGCCGCTGACGGGGTTCCTGCGTTCGGCGCAGGAGGAGGCGGGTGAGGGATTCGGGTTCACCTGGCCCGCGTCGTTCCCGGTGGTCCGGATCGACCAGATCCTGCTGAAGGGGGTGACGCCGGTCGCGGCATGGACCCTGCCCCGCACCGGTAGCGATCACCTGCCGGTTGCGGCCTCTCTGCGCCTGTGA